Proteins co-encoded in one Dama dama isolate Ldn47 chromosome 2, ASM3311817v1, whole genome shotgun sequence genomic window:
- the PC gene encoding pyruvate carboxylase, mitochondrial translates to MLKFQTVRGSLRLLAIRRTSTATAASPNVRRLEYKPIKKVMVANRGEIAIRVFRACTELGIRTVAVYSEQDTGQMHRQKADEAYLIGRGLAPVQAYLHIPDIIKVAKENNVDAVHPGYGFLSERADFAQACQDAGVRFIGPSPEVVRKMGDKVEARAIAIAAGVPVVPGTDAPITSLHEAHEFSNTYGFPIIFKAAYGGGGRGMRVVHSYEELEENYTRAYSEALAAFGNGALFVEKFIEKPRHIEVQILGDQYGNILHLYERDCSIQRRHQKVVEIAPAAHLDPQLRTRLTSDSVKLAKQVGYENAGTVEFLVDRHGRHYFIEVNSRLQVEHTVTEEITDVDLVHAQIHVAEGRSLPDLGLRQENIRINGCAIQCRVTTEDPARSFQPDTGRIEVFRSGEGMGIRLDNASAFQGAVISPHYDSLLVKVIAHGKDHPTAATKMSRALAEFRVRGVKTNIPFLQNVLNNQQFLAGTVDTQFIDENPELFQLRPAQNRAQKLLHYLGHVMVNGPTTPIPVKASPSPTDPIVPVVPIGPPPTGFRDILLREGPEGFARAVRSHEGLLLMDTTFRDAHQSLLATRVRTHDLKKISPYVAHSFNKLFSIENWGGATFDVAMRFLYECPWRRLQELRELVPNIPFQMLLRGANAVGYTNYPDNVVFKFCEVAKENGMDIFRVFDSLNYLPNLLLGMEAAGSAGGVVEAAISYTGDVSDPSRTKYSLQYYMGLAEELARAGAHILCIKDMAGLLKPMACTMLVSSLRDRFPDLPLHIHTHDTSGAGVAAMLACAHAGADVVDVAADSMSGMTSQPSMGALVACTRGTPLDTGVPLERVFDYSEYWEGARGLYAAFDCTATMKSGNSDVYENEIPGGQYTNLHFQAHSMGLGSKFKEVKKAYVEANQMLGDLIKVTPSSKIVGDLAQFMVQNGLTRAEAEAQAEELSFPRSVVEFLQGYIGIPHGGFPEPLRSKVLKDLPRVEGRPGASLPPLDLQALEKELTERHGEEVTPEDVLSAAMYPDVFAHFKDFTATFGPLDSLNTRLFLQGPKIAEEFEVELERGKTLHIKALAISDLNRAGQRQVFFELNGQLRSILVKDTQAMKEMHFHPKALKDVKGQIGAPMPGKVIDIKVAAGAKVTKGQPLCVLSAMKMETVVTAPMEGTVRKVHVTTDMTLEGDDLILEIE, encoded by the exons ATGCTGAAGTTTCAGACTGTCCGGGGGAGCCTGAGGCTCCTGGCTATCCGCCGGACCTCCACCGCCACTGCTGCCTCTCCCAACGTCCGGCGCCTGGAGTACAAGCCCATCAAGAAGGTCATGGTGGCCAACAGAG GCGAGATCGCCATACGCGTGTTCCGGGCCTGCACGGAGCTGGGCATCCGCACAGTGGCCGTCTATTCGGAGCAGGACACGGGCCAGATGCATCGACAGAAAGCTGATGAAGCCTACCTCATCGGCCGGGGGCTCGCCCCAGTGCAGGCCTATCTGCACATTCCAGACATCATTAAGGTTGCCAAG GAAAACAATGTGGATGCTGTGCACCCAGGCTATGGGTTCCTGTCGGAGCGGGCCGACTTTGCCCAGGCCTGCCAGGATGCTGGGGTCCGGTTCATTGGGCCGAGCCCAGAGGTGGTCCGCAAGATGGGAGACAAGGTGGAGGCCCGGGCCATCGCCATCGCCGCAG GAGTCCCTGTGGTGCCCGGCACGGATGCCCCCATCACTTCCCTGCATGAGGCCCACGAGTTCTCCAACACCTACGGCTTCCCCATCATCTTCAAGGCCGCCtacgggggcggggggcgcggcaTGAGGGTCGTGCACAGCTATGAG gagctggaggagaactACACCCGGGCCTACTCAGAGGCTCTGGCCGCCTTCGGGAACGGGGCGCTATTCGTGGAGAAGTTCATCGAGAAGCCGCGCCACATCGAGGTGCAGATCCTGG GGGACCAGTACGGGAACATCCTTCACCTGTATGAGCGGGACTGCTCCATCCAGCGGCGGCACCAGAAAGTCGTGGAGATTGCCCCAGCTGCCCACTTGGACCCCCAGCTGCGCACCCGGCTCACCAGCGACTCCGTCAAGCTTGCAAAGCAG GTGGGCTACGAGAACGCAGGCACCGTGGAGTTCCTGGTGGACAGGCACGGCAGGCACTACTTCATCGAGGTCAACTCACGCCTGCAGGTGGAGCACACGGTCACGGAGGAGATCACCGA TGTGGACCTGGTCCACGCCCAGATTCACGTGGCCGAGGGCCGGAGCCTGCCTGATCTGGGCCTCCGGCAGGAGAACATCCGCATCAACGGCTGCGCCATCCAGTGCCGGGTCACCACCGAGGACCCCGCGCGCAGCTTCCAGCCCGACACCGGCCGCATCGAG GTGTTCCGGAGCGGGGAGGGCATGGGCATCCGCCTGGACAACGCCTCTGCCTTCCAAGGCGCCGTCATCTCCCCCCACTACGACTCCCTGCTGGTCAAGGTCATCGCCCACGGCAAGGACCACCCCACGGCCGCCACCAAGATGAGCAGAGCCCTGGCCGAGTTCCGAGTCCGAGGCGTGAAG ACCAACATCCCCTTCCTGCAGAACGTGCTCAACAACCAGCAGTTCCTGGCAGGCACCGTGGACACGCAGTTCATCGACGAGAACCCGGAGCTGTTCCAGCTGCGGCCCGCACAGAACCGGGCCCAGAAGCTGCTGCACTACCTCG GACACGTCATGGTGAATGGCCCGACTACCCCGATCCCCGTCAaggccagccccagccccacggACCCCATCGTCCCTGTGGTGCCCATAG GCCCACCCCCAACGGGTTTCAGAGACATCCTGCTGCGGGAGGGGCCCGAGGGCTTTGCTCGAGCCGTGCGGAGCCACGAGGGGCTGCTGCTGATGGACACGACCTTCAGGGACGCCCACCAGTCACTGCTGGCCACGCGCGTGCGCACCCACGATCTCAAAAAGATCTCCCCCTACGTTGCCCACAGCTTCAACAAACTCTTCAGCATAGAGAACTGGGGAG GAGCCACCTTTGACGTCGCCATGCGCTTCCTGTACGAGTGCCCCTGGCGGCGGCTGCAGGAGCTCCGGGAGCTCGTCCCCAACATCCCGTTCCAGATGCTGCTGCGGGGGGCCAACGCCGTGGGCTACACCAACTACCCCGACAACGTGGTCTTCAA GTTCTGCGAGGTGGCCAAGGAGAACGGCATGGACATCTTCCGGGTCTTTGACTCCCTCAACTACCTGCCCAACCTGCTGCTGGGCATGGAGGCAGCAGGCAGTGCTGGTGGCGTGGTGGAGGCCGCCATCTCCTACACGGGCGACGTGTCCGACCCCAGCCGCACCAAGTACTCGCTGCAGTACTACATGGGCTTGGCCGAGGAGCTGGCGCGAGCCGGCGCCCACATCCTGTGCATCAAG GACATGGCCGGGCTGCTGAAGCCCATGGCCTGCACCATGCTGGTCAGCTCCCTCCGGGACCGCTTCCCTGACCTCCCGCTGCACATCCACACCCACGACACGTCAGGGGCAGGTGTGGCAGCCATGCTGGCCTGTGCCCACGCGGGGGCTGACGTGGTGGACGTGGCGGCTGACTCCATGTCTGGAATGACGTCACAGCCCAGCATGGGGGCCCTGGTGGCCTGTACCCGAGGGACGCCCCTGGACACAG GCGTGCCCCTGGAGCGCGTGTTCGACTACAGTGAGTACTGGGAGGGGGCCCGGGGGCTGTACGCGGCCTTTGACTGCACGGCCACCATGAAGTCTGGCAACTCCGACGTGTATGAGAACGAGATCCCAGGGGGCCAGTACACCAACCTGCACTTCCAGGCACACAGCATGGGGCTCGGCTCCAAGTTCAAGGAGGTCAAGAAGGCCTACGTGGAGGCCAACCAGATGCTGGGCGACCTCATCAAG GTGACACCCTCCTCCAAGATTGTGGGGGACCTGGCCCAGTTCATGGTGCAGAACGGGCTGACCCGAGCCGAGGCTGAAGCACAGGCAGAGGAGCTGTCCTTCCCCCGCTCGGTGGTGGAGTTCCTGCAGGGCTACATCGGCATCCCCCATGGGGGCTTCCCGGAGCCCCTCCGCTCCAAG GTGCTGAAAGACCTGCCAAGGGTGGAGGGCCGGCCAggcgcctccctcccacccctggacCTGCAGGCGCTGGAGAAGGAGCTGACGGAACGGCACGGGGAGGAGGTGACCCCGGAGGATGTGCTCTCAGCCGCCATGTACCCTGACGTCTTTGCCCACTTCAAGGACTTCACTGCCACCTTCGGCCCCCTGGACAGCCTCAATACGCGCCTCTTCCTGCAGGGACCCAAGATCGCAGAGGAGTTTGAG GTGGAGCTGGAGCGAGGCAAGACGCTGCACATTAAAGCCTTGGCCATAAGTGACCTCAACCGGGCGGGCCAGAGGCAGGTCTTCTTCGAGCTCAACGGGCAGCTGCGGTCCATCCTGGTCAAGGACACCCAGGCCATGAAG GAGATGCACTTCCACCCCAAGGCCCTGAAGGACGTCAAGGGCCAGATCGGGGCGCCCATGCCCGGGAAGGTGATAGACATCAAGGTGGCGGCAGGGGCCAAGGTGACCAAGGGCCAGCCCCTATGTGTGCTCAGCGCCATGAAGATGGAGACTGTAGTGACCGCGCCCATGGAGGGCACTGTCCGCAAGGTCCACGTGACTACGGACATGACGCTGGAGGGTGACGACCTCATCCTGGAGATCGAGTGA
- the LRFN4 gene encoding leucine-rich repeat and fibronectin type-III domain-containing protein 4, producing the protein MAPPLLLLLLASGAAACPLPCICQNLSESLSTLCAHRGLLFVPPNVDRRTVELRLADNFIQALGPPDFRNMTGLVDLTLSRNAITRIGARAFGDLESLRSLHLDGNRLAELGAGSLRGPANLQHLILSGNQLGRIAPGAFDDFLGSLEDLDLSYNNLRQVPWAGIGSMPALHTLNLDHNLIDALPPGAFAQLSQLSRLDLTSNRLATLAPDPLFSRGRHAEASPAPLVLSFSGNPLHCNCELLWLRRLARPDDLETCASPPGLAGRYFWTVPEGEFSCEPPLIARHTQRLWVLEGQRATLRCRALGDPAPTMHWVGPDDRLVGNSSRARAFPNGTLEIGVTGSGDAGAYTCIATNPAGEATARVELRVLALPHGGNGSTEGGRPGPSDIAASARTAAEGEGTPESEPAVQVTEVTATSGLVSWGPGRPADPVWMFQLQYNSSEDETLIYRIVPASSHHFLLKHLVPGADYDLCLLALSPAAGPSDLTATRLLGCAHFSTLPATPLCHALQAHVLGGTLTVAVGGVLVAALLVFTVALLVRGRGAGNGRLPLKLSHVQSQTNGGPSPTPKAQPPRSPPPRPQRSCSLDLGDSGGCYGYARRLGGAWARRSHSVHGGLLGAGCRGAGGSAERLEESVV; encoded by the exons ATGGCCCCGccgctcctgctgctgctgctggccagTGGAGCGGCCGCCTGCCCACTGCCCTGCATCTGCCAGAACTTGTCCGAGTCGCTCAGCACCCTCTGTGCCCACCGAGGCCTGCTGTTCGTGCCGCCCAACGTGGACCGGCGCACAGTGGAGCTACGGCTGGCTGACAACTTCATCCAGGCCCTGGGGCCGCCGGACTTCCGCAACATGACCGGGCTGGTGGACCTGACGCTGTCCCGCAACGCCATCACCCGCATCGGGGCCCGCGCCTTCGGGGACCTGGAGAGCCTGCGCTCCCTGCACCTGGATGGCAACAGGCTGGCGGAGCTGGGCGCGGGCAGCCTGCGGGGCCCTGCCAACCTGCAGCACCTCATCCTCAGCGGCAACCAGCTGGGCCGCATCGCGCCCGGTGCCTTCGACGACTTCCTGGGCAGCTTGGAGGACCTGGACCTGTCCTACAACAACCTGCGGCAGGTGCCCTGGGCCGGCATCGGCTCCATGCCCGCCCTGCACACCCTCAACCTGGACCACAACCTCATCGATGCGCTGCCCCCGGGCGCCTTCGCCCAGCTCAGCCAGCTCTCCCGCCTCGACCTCACCTCCAACCGCCTGGCCACGCTGGCGCCCGACCCGCTCTTCTCCCGGGGCCGCCACGCCGAGGCCTCGCCCGCGCCGCTGGTGCTGAGCTTCAGCGGGAACCCCCTGCACTGCAACTGCGAGCTGCTCTGGCTGCGGCGGCTGGCGCGGCCCGACGACCTGGAGACCTGTGCCTCCCCGCCCGGCCTGGCCGGCCGCTACTTCTGGACGGTGCCCGAGGGCGAGTTCTCCTGTGAGCCGCCCCTCATCGCCCGCCACACGCAGCGCCTCTGGGTGCTGGAGGGCCAGCGGGCCACGCTGCGGTGCCGGGCCCTTGGCGACCCCGCGCCCACCATGCACTGGGTTGGCCCCGATGACCGGCTGGTGGGCAACTCCTCCCGGGCCCGGGCCTTTCCCAACGGGACCCTGGAGATTGGGGTGACGGGCTCCGGGGACGCGGGGGCCTACACCTGCATTGCTACCAACCCGGCCGGCGAGGCCACGGCCCGCGTAGAACTGCGGGTGCTGGCTCTGCCCCACGGGGGTAACGGCAGCACCGAGGGGGGCCGTCCCGGGCCCTCGGACATCGCGGCCTCAGCCCGCACAGCTGCGGAGGGCGAGGGCACGCCTGAGTCGGAGCCGGCCGTGCAGGTGACGGAGGTGACTGCCACCTCGGGGCTGGTGAGCTGGGGGCCGGGGCGGCCAGCGGACCCCGTGTGGATGTTCCAGCTCCAGTACAACAGCAGCGAGGACGAGACCCTCATTTACCG GATCGTCCCCGCCTCCAGCCATCACTTCCTGCTGAAGCACCTGGTCCCGGGTGCCGACTATGACCTCTGTCTGCTGGCGCTGTCACCCGCCGCTGGGCCCTCTGACCTCACTGCCACCCGGCTGCTGGGCTGTGCCCACTTCTCCACGCTGCCAGCCACGCCCCTGTGCCACGCCCTGCAGGCCCACGTGCTGGGCGGGACCCTGACTGTGGCTGTGGGTGGGGTGCTGGTGGCTGCCTTACTGGTCTTCACTGTGGCCTTGCTGGTTCGGGGCCGGGGGGCCGGGAACGGCCGTCTGCCCCTCAAGCTCAGCCACGTGCAGTCACAGACCAACGGAGGCCCCAGCCCCACGCCCAAGGCGCAGCCCCCACGCAGCCCCCCACCTCGGCCCCAGCGCAGCTGCTCCCTGGACCTGGGGGACAGCGGCGGGTGCTACGGTTACGCCAGGCGCCTCGGAGGGGCCTGGGCCCGCCGGAGCCACTCTGTGCACGGGGGGCTGCTCGGGGCCGGGTGCCGGGGGGCTGGGGGCAGTGCTGAGCGGCTGGAGGAGAGCGTGGTCTGA